The Neoarius graeffei isolate fNeoGra1 chromosome 1, fNeoGra1.pri, whole genome shotgun sequence region agaaggagttatattcttaattatggcagacatctgagacaagcatgcaaacatacagataggcaaagatagacacacaacgaagcgactaacttgctgaaatatttttgcaacaaatctcacagagttatgggaccccaacagaaaatcagtcaccttgttaaacactttttttcatcaatcttgaaacaaacatacttttagataaagaatctatagagtaacaaactccgaaaagcaaaaagttatgtcagttgaatagactgagcagcgcaccacctctgaggttctaactgatcccactcagtagtttaggcccttttagggttaaatgggtatctagTGTATGAACCCtgcttttgacctgagtaaaaaggttgtgtgccacaaataacacctattatggatataataattgcatattaattatgtaatacttttataccaatttcctatatgtggtttcaggACTCTTCTTATGCgcaaagttcccctgcataattaactatgaaacagcagcctacaaacattacaagaagtccagatttatgaatttatatctgaacttgtatattattaccaaaaacaagacttggtaaattttgcaaagtagcctccaaatataaacaaataccacctgactatgtgcattgatggagacttgagtgcaaagtgctttgcagaaattgaacaccaaagacaccttcaggtcagggccgtaactaccattgaggacaccgaggtcatgtcctcggcatttttttcccatggtattttttttttcactcagaaatgtgaaattaatatatgatgaaaatcgttctgactttgatcggtggaaaattctaaattcagcttgcatccccctgttctcatttgtttgtctaaaaataaagtccacataatcatttttaaacgaagctgaaatatctgacattggaaacatttcatattaggcagcctcgcgatagtcagctaagcaccacgggatacacaagagttgagaagtgttctcatcaaggtccgactccacagccagtcagtttgtcaattagtcgtggaatctgaaaattgaaatAAGATGAAGTCTACTACATTAAAACTaaccaaactcagctttggaaagtcaacaagtgagagaaaaagaaagagggaagaaggtgagttaattttgccagtccggaatgcttatgatcattaacagtgcaattttaattagcatttcaagcaacaacagtggaagccacttagctagataggattttcgttttccaggcggcacaaactctttttttattctgtctctctcaatttgatttggtgcgtttcagatcagaaaaggctggacagtcgtgacctgttgtttatgaagttattgggtgctgatgagacttgagctatttttgctaacttaccagactataggctaacgtgaacacaagacactattgttttgatcattggttgtattttcgaacggaaatgaaaatgggtagcaaacttattatgttcacattttatttacaacatgatgtaccacctctgactgctttctgtcaatcatgaagagcccagccgcgttcacagctcctcctccgatcaccagctggagatgagcctcctctcgggaagtcttgtcccgcccctcttattgactcccatctccagtgaggctcagtctccgaatgtagcgttttagtcggttttgtacaataaccgtctagtattttgctattgaaaagggcagatattttttaaaaaaccaattgaagtccattcaggctcggctagattgcgttgtcactctcactcacactaactcactcactctctctctcactcactcattctcactcactcattctcactcacactctctctctcactcactcattctcactcacacactcattctcactcattctcactcactctctctcactcactcattctcactcacactctctctctcactcactcattctcactcacactctcactcactcattctcactcacactctcactcactcattctcactcattctcactctctctcactcactcattctcactcacactctcactctctctcactcactcattctcactcacactctcactcactcattctcactcacactctcactcactcattctcactcactcacactaactcactcactcactcactcactcactcactcactcacactaactctctctctctctcactcattctcactcacactaactctctcactcacactaactcactcactccatcactcactcaaactctcactctctctctctctcactcactcactcactcactcactcacgcacacacacacaaaatacttttgtgatcgtgcagttttgaaattgttaaaataaacatgttcacctacatgttcatcttgttgggcttgtgattttgactcgtttccaaaatgtatgaaaagtcaccatattaggacatttttttttggcaaataagatgtatcgcaatgtttgacctcggtatttgaaaaatcctggttacggccctgcttcAGGTCCTCAGTGATCTCACTGATCATCAAACTGTCCATACGGGGCCATTCTCACTagcagaaagtggtcttcaggtgatgagaaatcaTAAGCAGCGCATGCTCACCTTCTGGTGTCAGTGTTCTTAACATCCCCTCTTATATCTGGATCATCTGTCCACCTTCAAAATAGCCCTTACAGgccccagtgagaattgaactcaTCACCTGGTTTACTAAaccagtgctctcaccactgagctatggagccttaaGTCTCCCACAGCTGCTGAAGCttggggccacagcagaaccCTGAAACCCCTGCACTGATCCTCAAACCAGCCCACAGAAACTGCTGGAacatcactcacaactttagttcctagctgcagttagcttctgtttactatttgcctcacaaaaaaagggcacacattttaaataatgcagtgtgtcaatcgtagagtgggctgtggactgtacattctggctactttctcaagtatttttcaaatttttacataaaaaatagattttgacttagtttctaagagtttgtttccggagcatatatccaaaactattcatgatacggatttgaaacttggcatacatattaacaaggtgatgtaaatgtgccttttcatactaagaaatttgagaaattttaattgttcatgtttccatggaaacaatttcagactttgtctctcaggttagtctgagggggaggttttgtttctggagcagaacttgaaaactatgagtggtagggTCTTGAAAGTAAGTGTCTGATTACATCTGAGTAGTTTGCCATGAtcgtatagtggttagtactctgcGTTGTGGCCGCAGCAACCCTGGTTCAAATCTGGGTCATGGCAAAAGAAAAAAGCTACCTGAAGAGGCATAATCTTGGGTTTACTGTCATTTGCACAGCTTTTATCACAATTCTTGATTTTTGCACTATTAATGCACAGTCACATGTACAAAGTGCATATATAGGTAttttttttatctgtatattgtaaagtgagcttgttctttttttaaattctattttatgttgcacagtgtttctttttcttttcacatgtttgataacttgctgctgcaacaaaaCAAATTCCCAGCTTgggagctatctatctatcttagtgattacacagcctgataatcacaattcatttttttatacccccagtccaaagaaggggggatatactggtttacctccatCCGTCCGTCTGTATCTCGgtccatccaaaacaccctttttctcagcaaccacaaatcatagccacttagtaccaaacttcagcttggggttctataccgtgtataccgttttcaggtctgtcccacatcgacttcctgtttaccaaatgaatgtatttacgaaacatatagggtggatttacaaaatttttgaaacacttttctcagcaactacaaatcacaactgcttgatatttggtactgaacttcagcttggggttctatactgtgtataccgttttcaggtctgtcccacatcgacttcctgtttaccaaatgaatgtatttacgaaacatatagggtggatttacaaaatttttgaaacacttttctcagcaactacaaatcacaactgcttgatatttggtactgaacttcagcttggggttctatactgtgtataccattttcaggtctgtcacacatcgactatctgtttaccaactgaatgtcttTATGAAATATATAGGGTGAATttagacgctatttcaagaagcaaaatgctatttcaaaatgacagtttaccaggatgctatttgaaatacctggggagaacactgctctttacttacttgtttctgggttaattatttgttgaagtcaacattcataatgagtgtcctattccttcaattgcttgtattctgatataagcgagagcgaggggatacgtaagtgagcagtagctcacagttgatattGTTTTGTAATTCATTTATTCAAATTGTCATAAATATGTATCACGATTTATCATTgcaatatatcattacatgctgAGTAAATATTATCATAAATAATGTTACACATGCAAATATTCGTATAAAAGCACACCCATTTGATCTATATAGGCCTTTAAAAGCGGGTGACTGGGAATATCGTGTGCTGGATATTGGATATACATGTGTGGAGTGTAACGAGAGAAGAGCAGGGCTCACCGACTCCACAGCCACACTGGGGGCGATCCTCTCATCGATCTCCTTCAGTTTGTCAGCAAACAGCTGTCTGTCCTCTGTGGTGATGATGGACTCTATAAGTGTGCCCAAAACCTTCACACCATACTGCTGCAGCACGCCAATCTGAAACAGCACCACTCCTACCACAGGGTATCGTAGGTCGTAAGTTTAAGTATCCAGAACTAGAGCTGCGGCTACAatcatcgacaccttaatgatcttttggccattgcaaaagtagaagagaCTTTCGTAAATTTTTAActtataaattgtgcatgaatagtcactcaaacttccactggaaaaaaaataagtTGATTCACGATTACTTAGTGTGTCAGATgatgtgacaccattccacaattattgacatcgagatgagaatgatttttttaaatggtatgtggaattaagttaacaaaacagtttttatttaatttttttatatagACTTGTATTaagtccaaaatatgttttatataaatatatcgaagtCAGTGCTtaggtaaatgaggaagtaatcctaatgtttgtaaacaaatgaactgataatgtttaacctgtgtcagaaaatctttttgttccactttctacccactatcTAAGTATTTTTGTACATCACATTTTGTTAAATCACTcactgttgtttgtattaatttctaggtttgtagtttaccaataaatgccaacaggcaattgatattataaccacatgaaaatccaggtaaaaggtcgcatgtcagttctcgaaccaaaactttatatttctatatctaaaaatataaaatgtctgatattgtaatatatggtagatatttacaacaaactgcaaaaaaaattcaaaatggaatagaaatatttcaagcatgtaatttataatacatatataaatatatatatatgctaggaatttgattttggtctaattctatttatttcaatcggattccaaatactctctaagcattccattctgttatgaatcaggaaaaaattatgataaatcacagcacttatattttttttaagtacttcatctgcttcaacaatgctacacaaagatcaatccataacagttgtaaatgtcacttaattccacagggtgtcgataatggtggacaccggtgaaagtgatcacgatGATCAACACcccacatgacttctcaaacgcatgaTAAGATACAAAAtgccgactgtcaaatgaaagagtaagaaacaaagtaggtttcgacaaggatatcatgaaatatcggggaatttgataagtaaaaacatgtccatgatctttccaccatactTACATGCAATGATAgcatccaggttttcctcaacttgctcatcgtgctaaaaaaaaattccatctcagataacgagctgtgtcatcagacgacaagatcaaagggtgaggggtgtcttccggttgattaattaaccaataaaaactgttgtaactgaaactcacctttgtaaaattgttttcaattggtaaatctgaaaaggtgtcagtaattatgtactgttgataattgtagctgtcACTCTACAGTATATCTACACATGTAGAGATATAATTCAGAACAGGTCGCACCACAGTTGAGTGACATTTGTCCGCCGATGGAGAGCAGGATGCCATCCGGACTCTCAGCTTTGACCACCTCCATCACAAATTGGGGTGTTATGGCCAAGAAGTAGACGATGTCTGCCTGCTTGGTTCCCACATTGTTAGTCTGCACCGAGGCACTGGTCAGGTTCATCAGCACCGTCTTCAGGTTCTCCTCCTGCACACAGTGCAACATGGTGGATATTTACTCTGTTCCAGTGCAACAGGTCTTATTAGCAAAAGCTGCATTTCCTCCACAAACTCCATCATGGCAATAAAAGATCATACTAGCATCAAATCTAAAATTCTAATTCTTGCTAGTGTGCAAAGTCAGCTTAGACAGCGTttactgatatgctcctctgatgagctccgaaggttagctatcacagattcctttcactttgtttgtctttatttcttgaattgctgactgacctcagtatctccaactcacatttttcaacagggttgtcatattcccaccatccactatgaaattctaactctcgctcgagtgcaaagtcagctgagacagctagtgggatcgatgcccgcATTCTCCAAAACACCCACTGTCCCCGTGCTCGCATTTTACAtagaaaaactttcttgtcatcttgcaaaccagccgaatcatctgcactttcagccaagtcaagatcaaatttctttcgccacattcaaagcagcacatctgtgaaaacagccactatttggattaaacccacaaccttggcactgtttgcaacaatgaccaaactGCACATTActcttctgctgatatgctcctctgatgagctccgaaggtgagcgaTCACAGAtttctttcagtttgcttggctttctttcttgaattgctgactgacctcagtatctccaactcacatttttcaacaggcttgtcatattcccaccatccactatgaaattctctcgctcgagtgcaaagtcagatgacacagcttttacaaactgaaaatatgatgcttacctccttgtattcttaaagctgctggtgaaaagcaagctgctgtcctgaaaaggcacttttcaccaccttccacccaactgctctcattgaacaatgaagcaacaaatgcttcctgaggcatgccccaaaagtgtgagaagcatgccagggactccatgtgaggagactgggttgttttaggggcaaaacccttgaagcttaccacctggtattcatgcaaatgggagtcagaatacactcccccagaacaaaagtctgctcctgggcagtcgCCCACTTGAAAATGAAcaaacaaccaatggaaactcaggcatggttgcagaaagcaacgagcaggccaggaagggcaggttGGGGAGCTTGCGGTTGTTAGTTGGACAAACCCTTAGACACAGCAGGGgagttagctcaagtggtagagtactcaggcatggttccagagagcaacgagcaggccaggaaagGCAGGGTGGCTTGGAGTTGTTAGTTGGACAAACCCTGAAACAAAGCAGGGGAATTGTCTCAAGTGGCAGAGCacttgcttagcatgtaagaggtagtgggactGATGCCCATGTTCTGCAAAATACCACCTGTCACCTTACTTGCATATTACAGAGAAaaattttcttgtcatcttgcaaaccagccgaatcatctgcactttcaggaaagtcaagatcaaatttctttcgccacattcaaagcagcacatctgtgaaaacagccactatttggattaaacccacaaccttggcactgtttgcaacaatgaccaactcaactaactgcacattacttttctgctgatatgctcctctgatgagctccaaAGGTGAGctctcacagattcc contains the following coding sequences:
- the LOC132884340 gene encoding carbamoyl-phosphate synthase [ammonia], mitochondrial-like, whose product is MYQDSDIAKMMACGQTKAEAIVTDVLAPASVEDCLKVLRRPLNDQRETTTKGKEENLKTVLMNLTSASVQTNNVGTKQADIVYFLAITPQFVMEVVKAESPDGILLSIGGQMSLNCGVVLFQIGVLQQYGVKVLGTLIESIITTEDRQLFADKLKEIDERIAPSVAVESQQHATRLSELARLSVAAPRQAGAQPPGPAPALYSIA